CCCCGGGACGTCTCGGTAGCGTACAGGTACCCGTCGCCAGGCGCCTTCACCCCACTGAGGCCGTCCAGGAACGCGCGTCCCCGGCCTGAATCCGTCTCCCGCCACGTATTGTAGTAGGCAATCTGCCGGGGTGTGCTCGGGTTGGACATGTCCAGGACACGCAACCCATCCTGGTTATGAGCGACGTACAACTTCGTGCCCACCAGCGTCAAACCGAGCACCGCGGACGCCGGGCCCATCTCGAAGCGGCCTACCTCGGTGATGTGGGCAGCATCCGACACGTCCAGGGCCCGCAGCCGGGAGCCCCAGCCCTCGCTCGCCTCGAAGGCGATGGTCCGGTCCCCGATGGCGCCCACCGCCACCGTGCGGCTGGTGGCGTTGTCGTACCCGAAGTGCCCCTTGGACACCGGTTTGGCCACATCCGTCACGTCCACCACCGCCAACCCATACGCCCAGTGACCCAGGTAGAGCCGGTTGTTGAGGACGACCCCATCCACCGGGTACTCCTGCTTCAGGGTGTCGCTCTCCGGCACGTAGTAGCGCGTCAGCAGCGAGGGCGCCGAGGGCTTGGAGACATTGAAGATGAGCACCTCGGCCCGGGGGGACGGCGACATCATGTAGAGCCGCTCCCCGTCCACGAACAGGCCCCACCCCGCCAGGACGGTGTCCGTCGAGCCCGGCAGCGCCATGAGCCGCCGGGGCGCCTCCGGGTTGCTCACGTCATAGACGAGCAGCCCCTCGGTCTGGCTGGTGACGTAGAGCGTCTGGTCCTTCACCCAGACGCGATTCCAGGTGTCCGCCGTGGGGGTGATCTCCGCCACCTTCCGGGGAGCGGCCGGGTCCTTCACGTCGTAGATGAAGAGGCCCTCGGACAGCGCCGCCACGTAGGCGTACCCACCCGACACGAAGACGTCCATCGCCCTGCCGCGCGGCAGGGCCGTCTCCGACACCAGCTCCACCCCGGACGCCTCCTGCTCACCCGCGGGCCGATGGACGCGCGCCGCCTCGAAGGTGCCCTCGAGGTCCATCTCCCCATTCACGCAGCGGCGGAACTGACCCTTGATCCGATCCGGCGCCGGGGCCTCGCAGCCGGCGAGCGCGATCCGCAGGGACGAGAAGGAGCGCTCGTAGTCCGTGGCCAGGTAGAAGGTCTCCCCCTCCACGTTGCGCTCCGAGAGCGGGGTGACGAAGAGCAGGGACTGGGACTGATCCGGCGTGAGGAAGAACGCCGTCGGCGTGCCCACTCCGTCAATGGTGACGTTGGTCTTCCAGACACCATCGGCCTGGACCGCGGCGAAACCCGATCGATCACATGCGGACAGATTGAAGGCCGGAAGATCGCACTCGTGCTTCTCCTCTTCCGTGTTGGGGCATCCAGGAAGGGTGAGGAGCAGGGCTCCCGCCATGACCACCAGAGAACGATTCATGCGCCATCCATACCGGGCGCCAGAGGGATGCGAAAGCATTGGTTCACCCAACACCCGGCGACGCGGGGACGTGCAACGCTGAGCAATCATACAGAAGCGCTCGGCTGCCCACTCGTCTATATGAGGGAGCCTGCCTAGGTTCGCTCAGTCCCTCGTCTCCCCACCCGGGAGGTCGCGCCTGTGAATCGACGTCTTCTCACCGCCACCCTATTGGCCCTCGTCCTCTCAGAGGCCGCCCTCGCCCAGGTCTATGTCATTCCACGACGGGCTCAACGTTCGCCGGTGCACACGTATGAGTTCGACTGGAAGCACATGGACATCCTCGTGGGCCCCGAGGCCGAGGGTGTAGCCTCGCCAGCGGCCCACCGGGCCCACATGCAGCCGCCCGGCGCACCGGGAGGCCCCACGTCCGCGTCCCCCACCACGCCGCAGATGCGCTCGCCGGGCGTCCCCACCGCCGACGGGACGCAGGTGCCCAAGGGTGGCAAGCAGGGCGAGCAGGGCACTGGCGGCAGCCCCGTGGAGTCCATCGAGCCGGGCAACCCCACCCCCGTGGCCGACAACCAGCGGGATGGGGGCACGCCCATCGCCACGGGCGGTGAGCTCTACGTCCCCATCGCCCTGTCGGCGGACGGCGGCACGCCGGATGGCGGACCCGCCTATGCCACGTCGCTGGGCGCCAAGAGCGGCGGCGTCCGCTTCTACTTCTACGAGAACGAACGGAACGTGGCCCAGTACGCCGCGCCCCAGCTCGAGGAGGCCTACCGCTACCTCGTCGATCGCTTCCAGTTCGTCCCCACCCAGACCTTCCCGTACATCCTCTACAGCAGCTACCAGGAGTTCCTGCAGACCAACGTCTTCGCGGTGTCCGAGGGAACGCTGGGTGTCACCAGCACCCAGGGCAACCTGGAGCTGGCCCTGCCCTACCTGGGTGACCACCGGCTCTTCGGGGAGATCAGCTCCCACGAGATGGCCCACCAGTTCACCATCCAGAAGGTCCGCTTCCTGGCGGAGCAGGCCAAGGTCGCCGGGGATCCCCTCAACGCCATTCCCCTCTGGTTCATCGAGGGTCTGGCCGAGTTCTACGCCAAGGGCGGGTTGGATCCCGAAGGCGAGATGATGGTGCGGGATCTGCTCATCAACCCGGACCTGGAGCGCGGGTACGCCTTCCTCGACTTCTGGTCGCCCGGGCCCTACGGCTTCCTGTGGATCTACAAGGTGGGCCAGGCGCGCTGCCAGTTCCTGGAGGAGACGTACGGCCGGGGCTTCATCCAGAAGGTGATCGACAACTCGCCCAAGCTCATCTCCGGCACGGCGGGCACGCCGGAGCTGCAGTTCGAGGGGCTGGTGGAGATGCTCACCGGGGATGAGCCGCAGAAGGTGGCCGCGAAGTTCGAGGCGTGGCTGAAGCAGCGCGCCTACCGCACCTACCTCAAGGCCGAGCAGTCCACGCCGCAGATCGACGTGCTGCGCGAGCGCCGGGGCATCGTCACCTCGCTCAACAGCTCGCCCGATGGCCGGCTGCTCATGTACCGGAGCATCATCCCGGAGACGGGCCAGAGCCAGCTCATCATGTTGGATCCGCGCGCTCCCCAGGAGAGCGTGAAGGTGCAGGGCGACGGCGTGCCGGGCTACGAGTCGCTGCACCCCGTCTTCGGGCGCAACTTCGCCCTCACGGACGACAAGCTGGTCTTCGTGGCCGAGTCGCTGTCGCGCGACATCATCTACGTGCAGAACTTCCAGCACACCGCCGAGGCCATCTCCATGACGGGCTCGCTGCCGTCCATGGGCCGCAGCCCCTACCTCAACAACCCCTCCGGGCTGCGCAAGGATCCGCCCTACAAGGTGCGCTTCAATCTGGGCGAGCGCGTGGCCTACAAGCTCGCGGACCACGGGCTGATCGCCGCGTACTCGCCGGCCTTCTCGCCGGATGGCAAGCAGCTGGCCTTCATCGGCCTGAACGAGTCGGGCACGCGCGACGTGTACGTGCTGCCGCTGGATCAGGGCCTGGACGTGGAGCCGCGGCAGATCACCCACGACGTGTACGCCGAGCGCAGCCTGGCCTGGGGCCCGGCCGGCATCGTCTTCACCTCGGACGCCACCTCGCACGGCTACTACAACCTCTTCCGGGTGAAGCCGGAGAGCGCCGACAAGGTGGAGCGCCTCACCACCGAGGCGAGGGACCACGCGGATCCCACGGTGACGCCCGACGGCCGCCTCTTCTTCGTGGCGTATGAGAAGAGCCGCTCGGACCTGCACGAGTACACCGGCGGTGGCGGGATCGTTCGGCGCACGGACGTGACCACGGGCCTCTTCGAGCCGAGCCCCGCTCCAGATGGGAACCTGTGGCTGCTCTACCACGTGTCCGGTGAGCGCAAGCCGGCCCTGCTGCGCTCGCAGCAGTTGATGACCTTCGAGGTGGCGCAGGCCAGCAAGGTCGAGGCGGGCCCTCCGAGCCCCCTGCCCCAGCGCTCGCTGGTGGGCGCCGAGTCCTACAAGCCCTTCGCCCGGGAGAACATCGACCTGGGGCCCATCATGGGCTTCGCCGGCGCGGGTGGCGGCGGCTTCTACGGCCAGGTGTTCGCCTCGGCCGCGGACCGGATGCGCAACCACGCCATGATGCTGCAGGTGGCCGTGTACGGCTCGTTCGACCTGACCGACGGCTACCTGCTGTACATCAACCAGTCACAGCGCACGATGTACGGCCTGGGTCTCTTCCAGTCCCTGCGCTTCCGCCTGGACGGGACGCTGAGCAAGTACCGCAACCAACTGCCCTACTACGCACTCGTCGCGGGTGAACGCTTCTTCGGCGCCACCTCCCTGGCGCGCTACCCGCTGAGCACCTTCACCTTCCTGGAAGGCAACCTCAGCATCGGTGGAGCCTCGTACTTCCTCGATCCGACAACCGCCTTCATCCTCAACCTGCAGGAGCTCAACGGCATCGGCGACCTGTACTCGGAGTGGCAGCGGAACAGGCCAGGCATGCGCTTCCAGACGGAGGGCTCGCTGGCCTTCGGCTACAACACCCTGCGCTACCACTACACGGGCGTGCCCATCTCCGGCACCTCGTTCCTGAGCGAGGTCACCACCGGCGTCCAGCCCTTCAACGGCGAGTTCTACGGCAACCTGCGCCTGGACGCGGAGCGCTACTTCCCCATCCCGCTGGGCAGCACCCACATCATGCTGCGCGGTGGCGCGGGCACCAGCTTCGGTGGACGCTTCGCCCAGTCCTTCTACCTCTCCAGCTTCGACACCCTTCGCGGCGTGCCCTTCGGCAACGAGGAGTGGCTGCTGGGCCAGCACTACCTGTACTCCACGCTGGAGCTGCGCGTGCCGCTGGATGCGATCATCCGCATCGCCTTCCTCAACACCCTCATGGGTGTGGCCGGCTTCGACGTGGGCGGCGTGGGCGGTACGGCCCGCGAGGTGTGGAACCGGCGCGTGCTCGATGCCGCCGTGGGCCTCAACGTGGGCCTCGGTCCCATCCTCCTGCGCCTGCACTTCGCCTACCCGTTCGACATCAAGGCCCCCGTGGGCCGGCCAGCCGACAAGTGGGTGACGCAGTTCTCCATCGGCCTCGCCGGGCTCGAGGGCTATCTCTTCAAGGGACACGGCAAGGCGTCCCCGTCCCAGAAGAAGATCCCCGGGCCTCCCGTGACGCTTGGGGGACCCAACCTCGGCGGGTTCTGACGGCTTTGCCCTCACGGCCCGGGGTGGGGGCACGCGAAACCCTCACCCCGGCCCGCTCAGGACTGCGCCGCCACC
The sequence above is drawn from the Archangium gephyra genome and encodes:
- a CDS encoding LVIVD repeat-containing protein translates to MNRSLVVMAGALLLTLPGCPNTEEEKHECDLPAFNLSACDRSGFAAVQADGVWKTNVTIDGVGTPTAFFLTPDQSQSLLFVTPLSERNVEGETFYLATDYERSFSSLRIALAGCEAPAPDRIKGQFRRCVNGEMDLEGTFEAARVHRPAGEQEASGVELVSETALPRGRAMDVFVSGGYAYVAALSEGLFIYDVKDPAAPRKVAEITPTADTWNRVWVKDQTLYVTSQTEGLLVYDVSNPEAPRRLMALPGSTDTVLAGWGLFVDGERLYMMSPSPRAEVLIFNVSKPSAPSLLTRYYVPESDTLKQEYPVDGVVLNNRLYLGHWAYGLAVVDVTDVAKPVSKGHFGYDNATSRTVAVGAIGDRTIAFEASEGWGSRLRALDVSDAAHITEVGRFEMGPASAVLGLTLVGTKLYVAHNQDGLRVLDMSNPSTPRQIAYYNTWRETDSGRGRAFLDGLSGVKAPGDGYLYATETSRGLLVFREQ
- a CDS encoding PD40 domain-containing protein → MNRRLLTATLLALVLSEAALAQVYVIPRRAQRSPVHTYEFDWKHMDILVGPEAEGVASPAAHRAHMQPPGAPGGPTSASPTTPQMRSPGVPTADGTQVPKGGKQGEQGTGGSPVESIEPGNPTPVADNQRDGGTPIATGGELYVPIALSADGGTPDGGPAYATSLGAKSGGVRFYFYENERNVAQYAAPQLEEAYRYLVDRFQFVPTQTFPYILYSSYQEFLQTNVFAVSEGTLGVTSTQGNLELALPYLGDHRLFGEISSHEMAHQFTIQKVRFLAEQAKVAGDPLNAIPLWFIEGLAEFYAKGGLDPEGEMMVRDLLINPDLERGYAFLDFWSPGPYGFLWIYKVGQARCQFLEETYGRGFIQKVIDNSPKLISGTAGTPELQFEGLVEMLTGDEPQKVAAKFEAWLKQRAYRTYLKAEQSTPQIDVLRERRGIVTSLNSSPDGRLLMYRSIIPETGQSQLIMLDPRAPQESVKVQGDGVPGYESLHPVFGRNFALTDDKLVFVAESLSRDIIYVQNFQHTAEAISMTGSLPSMGRSPYLNNPSGLRKDPPYKVRFNLGERVAYKLADHGLIAAYSPAFSPDGKQLAFIGLNESGTRDVYVLPLDQGLDVEPRQITHDVYAERSLAWGPAGIVFTSDATSHGYYNLFRVKPESADKVERLTTEARDHADPTVTPDGRLFFVAYEKSRSDLHEYTGGGGIVRRTDVTTGLFEPSPAPDGNLWLLYHVSGERKPALLRSQQLMTFEVAQASKVEAGPPSPLPQRSLVGAESYKPFARENIDLGPIMGFAGAGGGGFYGQVFASAADRMRNHAMMLQVAVYGSFDLTDGYLLYINQSQRTMYGLGLFQSLRFRLDGTLSKYRNQLPYYALVAGERFFGATSLARYPLSTFTFLEGNLSIGGASYFLDPTTAFILNLQELNGIGDLYSEWQRNRPGMRFQTEGSLAFGYNTLRYHYTGVPISGTSFLSEVTTGVQPFNGEFYGNLRLDAERYFPIPLGSTHIMLRGGAGTSFGGRFAQSFYLSSFDTLRGVPFGNEEWLLGQHYLYSTLELRVPLDAIIRIAFLNTLMGVAGFDVGGVGGTAREVWNRRVLDAAVGLNVGLGPILLRLHFAYPFDIKAPVGRPADKWVTQFSIGLAGLEGYLFKGHGKASPSQKKIPGPPVTLGGPNLGGF